In the Streptomyces sp. f51 genome, one interval contains:
- a CDS encoding glucosyl-3-phosphoglycerate synthase, which produces MLREVESWLSTRSWSVTDRPLHKLMAAKRITGSTVSVVLPALNEEETVGEIVSIIRHDLMQQVPLVDEIVVVDSGSTDRTSAVAAAAGARVVHRDDILPRIPAVPGKGEVLWRSLLVTSGDIVCFVDADLREFSSDFVSGIVGPLLTEPGVDLVKAMYDRPMAGGGGQGGRVTELMARPLLNMHWPQLAGFVQPLGGEYAARRSLLEQLPFPVGYGVELGMLVDALHLVGLDALAQVDVGVRKHRHQDGQALGRMAAAIYRTAQLRLARGHLIRPSLTQFERDRDGFRPRTYSVDTEERPPMTEISEYQTRRAA; this is translated from the coding sequence AGCCAAACGCATCACCGGCTCGACCGTCAGTGTCGTGCTGCCCGCGCTCAACGAGGAGGAGACGGTCGGCGAGATCGTCTCGATCATCCGCCACGACCTGATGCAGCAGGTGCCCCTCGTCGACGAGATCGTCGTCGTCGACTCCGGCTCGACGGACCGCACCTCCGCGGTCGCCGCCGCCGCGGGCGCGCGGGTCGTGCACCGCGACGACATCCTCCCGCGGATACCGGCCGTGCCCGGCAAGGGCGAGGTGCTGTGGCGCTCGCTCCTCGTGACGAGCGGGGACATCGTCTGTTTCGTCGACGCGGACCTCAGGGAGTTCTCGTCCGACTTCGTCTCGGGGATCGTGGGCCCACTGCTCACCGAGCCGGGCGTCGACCTCGTCAAGGCCATGTACGACCGCCCGATGGCCGGCGGCGGCGGACAGGGCGGCCGGGTCACCGAGCTGATGGCCCGCCCCCTGCTGAACATGCACTGGCCGCAGCTCGCGGGCTTCGTCCAGCCCCTCGGCGGCGAGTACGCGGCCCGCCGCTCGCTGCTCGAACAGCTCCCCTTCCCCGTCGGCTACGGCGTCGAGCTGGGCATGCTCGTCGACGCCCTGCACCTCGTGGGCCTCGACGCCCTCGCCCAGGTCGACGTCGGGGTGCGCAAGCACCGCCACCAGGACGGCCAGGCGCTCGGCCGCATGGCCGCCGCGATCTACCGCACCGCGCAGCTCCGGCTCGCCCGCGGCCATCTGATCCGCCCCTCCCTCACCCAGTTCGAACGCGACCGGGACGGTTTCCGGCCGCGCACCTACTCCGTGGACACCGAGGAAAGGCCGCCGATGACCGAAATCTCCGAGTACCAGACGCGCAGAGCCGCGTAG
- a CDS encoding trehalose-6-phosphate synthase yields the protein MASMHGAHRILVASNRGPVTYEVREDGSLHARRGGGGLVSGLSAIGPDAGALWVCSALGDGDREAVGRGVGEDGVRMLAIDADTHADAYNGIANSVLWFVHHMLYQTPLEPVFDAEFRRQWESYRAYNRAFAEALAEDAAEGAAVLVQDYHLCLVPGMLRELRPDLRIGHFSHTPWAPEDYFRMLPDDIRAELMAGMLGADRVAFLTWRWATAFMRCAEQTEPGRYAARPSGGTPAIEHLDGARPPVRETRVGVHGLGADAEFLRERSHRADVGERMAALREEIGADRRTIVRVDRTELSKNIVRGLLAFRQLLDDHPEWRERVVHVAFAYPSRQDLAVYRDYTAEVQRLADEINSGYGTPGWTPVVLHVKDDFARSLAAYRLADVALVNPIRDGMNLVAKEVPVVSDEGCALVLSREAGAYEELGEDAITVNPYDITGTARALHEALGMQPGERAERTKRLAAAATALPPAQWFLDQLHALES from the coding sequence ATGGCTTCAATGCATGGTGCCCACAGGATCCTGGTCGCCTCCAACCGCGGCCCGGTCACCTACGAGGTACGGGAGGACGGCTCGCTGCACGCCCGGCGCGGCGGCGGCGGACTCGTCTCGGGCCTCTCGGCGATCGGGCCGGACGCGGGCGCCCTGTGGGTCTGCTCGGCCCTCGGCGACGGCGACCGGGAGGCGGTCGGGCGCGGGGTGGGCGAGGACGGCGTACGGATGCTCGCCATCGACGCGGACACGCACGCCGACGCGTACAACGGCATCGCCAACTCCGTGCTGTGGTTCGTCCACCACATGCTGTACCAGACCCCGCTGGAGCCGGTCTTCGACGCGGAGTTCCGGCGCCAGTGGGAGTCGTACCGCGCCTACAACCGGGCCTTCGCCGAGGCGCTGGCCGAGGACGCGGCCGAGGGCGCGGCCGTGCTGGTCCAGGACTACCACCTGTGCCTGGTGCCCGGGATGCTCCGCGAGCTGCGCCCCGACCTGCGCATCGGCCACTTCTCCCACACCCCCTGGGCACCCGAGGACTACTTCCGGATGCTCCCGGACGACATCCGCGCGGAGCTGATGGCGGGCATGCTCGGCGCCGACCGGGTGGCCTTCCTGACCTGGCGGTGGGCCACGGCGTTCATGCGCTGCGCGGAGCAGACCGAACCCGGCCGCTATGCCGCGCGGCCCTCGGGCGGTACCCCCGCGATCGAGCACCTGGACGGCGCCCGGCCGCCCGTGCGCGAGACCCGGGTCGGCGTGCACGGCCTCGGGGCGGACGCCGAGTTCCTGCGCGAGCGCTCGCACCGGGCGGACGTCGGGGAACGGATGGCCGCGCTGCGCGAGGAGATCGGCGCGGACCGCAGGACGATCGTGCGGGTCGACCGGACCGAGCTGTCGAAGAACATCGTCCGGGGGCTGCTGGCGTTCCGGCAGCTGCTCGACGACCACCCCGAGTGGCGCGAGCGGGTCGTCCACGTGGCCTTCGCCTATCCCTCGCGGCAGGACCTCGCGGTCTACCGGGACTACACGGCCGAGGTGCAGCGGCTCGCCGACGAGATCAACTCCGGGTACGGGACGCCCGGCTGGACCCCGGTGGTGCTGCATGTGAAGGACGACTTCGCGCGCTCGCTCGCCGCGTACCGGCTGGCCGACGTCGCCCTGGTCAACCCGATCAGGGACGGCATGAACCTCGTGGCCAAGGAGGTTCCGGTCGTCTCCGACGAGGGCTGCGCGCTGGTCCTGTCACGGGAGGCCGGGGCGTACGAGGAACTGGGCGAGGACGCGATCACCGTGAACCCGTACGACATCACGGGGACGGCACGGGCGCTCCACGAGGCACTCGGCATGCAGCCGGGGGAACGCGCGGAGCGCACCAAGCGCCTGGCCGCCGCGGCCACCGCGCTCCCCCCGGCCCAGTGGTTCCTGGACCAGCTCCATGCACTGGAGAGCTGA
- the otsB gene encoding trehalose-phosphatase — protein MGSHPESKDSLPAPVTPAGREALEAILTHPARTVVALDFDGTLAPIVPDPDRARAHPDAVPALAALAPKVASVAVVTGRPAGVAVRHGGFAGVPGLEHLVVLGHYGAERWDAVSGTVTAPAPHPGVAAVRAELPGFLDGIGAWQGTWIEEKGRAVAVHTRRAADPQAAFEALREPLGELAARHGLIVEPGRMVLELRPPGMDKGVALMEYVREAGAEAVLYAGDDLGDLPAFAAVDKLRSDGVPGLLVCSGSSEVAELAERADLVVDGPAGVVRLLAALAAALG, from the coding sequence ATGGGCAGCCACCCCGAATCCAAGGACTCCTTGCCGGCCCCGGTGACCCCCGCCGGACGCGAAGCTCTGGAAGCGATCCTCACGCACCCCGCCCGGACGGTCGTCGCGCTCGACTTCGACGGCACCCTCGCCCCCATCGTCCCCGACCCCGACCGGGCCAGGGCGCACCCCGACGCGGTCCCCGCGCTCGCCGCGCTCGCCCCCAAGGTCGCCTCCGTCGCCGTGGTCACAGGCCGCCCGGCCGGTGTGGCCGTGCGCCACGGCGGCTTCGCGGGCGTACCGGGCCTGGAACACCTGGTCGTCCTCGGCCACTACGGCGCCGAGCGCTGGGACGCGGTGAGCGGCACGGTCACGGCCCCCGCCCCGCACCCCGGTGTCGCCGCCGTCCGCGCCGAACTGCCCGGATTCCTCGACGGGATCGGTGCCTGGCAGGGCACCTGGATCGAGGAGAAGGGCCGGGCGGTCGCCGTGCACACCCGGCGCGCCGCCGATCCGCAGGCCGCGTTCGAGGCGTTGCGGGAGCCGCTGGGTGAGCTCGCCGCCCGGCACGGGCTGATCGTCGAGCCCGGACGCATGGTCCTGGAGCTGCGCCCGCCGGGCATGGACAAGGGCGTCGCCCTCATGGAGTACGTCCGGGAGGCCGGGGCCGAGGCCGTCCTTTACGCGGGGGACGACCTGGGTGACCTGCCCGCCTTCGCCGCCGTCGACAAGCTCCGCTCCGACGGGGTTCCGGGGCTGCTCGTGTGCAGCGGCAGCTCGGAGGTCGCCGAGCTCGCCGAACGCGCCGACCTGGTGGTCGACGGGCCCGCCGGGGTCGTCCGCCTCCTAGCCGCCCTCGCGGCCGCGCTCGGCTGA
- a CDS encoding DUF3263 domain-containing protein: MEELPARERSILALERRGFPGPGAKERAIREQLGLAPVRYYQLLNALLNDPRALAHDPVTVNRLRRVREARRGER; encoded by the coding sequence ATGGAAGAGCTGCCCGCGCGCGAACGGAGCATTCTCGCCCTGGAGCGCCGCGGTTTCCCCGGCCCCGGCGCCAAGGAGCGCGCCATACGCGAACAGCTGGGCCTGGCCCCGGTCCGCTACTACCAACTGCTCAACGCGCTGCTGAACGACCCGCGCGCCCTGGCGCACGACCCGGTGACGGTGAACAGGCTCCGCCGCGTACGGGAGGCCCGCCGGGGGGAGAGGTGA
- a CDS encoding ROK family protein, translated as MRHVIALDVGGTGMKAALVGVDNEPSPDRPGAPRQAPGRPALLHQARRATGRERGPDAVVEEILDFAAELRAHGEEHFGESAAAAGVAVPGIVDSQGGIAVYAANLGWRDVPLRRLLGERLGGVPVALGHDVRTGGLAEGRIGAGQGADRFLFVPLGTGIAGAIGINGGVEEGAHGFAGEIGHIVVRPGGSPCPCGQRGCLERFASAAAVSQAWAEASGDPGADAADCAKAVESGDPRAVAVWQEAVDALADGLVTALTLLDPRTLIIGGGLAEAGQTLFTPLRAAVERRVTFQKLPSIVPAALGDTAGCLGAGLLARDLLNSTSTTPRR; from the coding sequence GTGAGACACGTCATCGCCCTCGATGTGGGCGGCACCGGGATGAAGGCCGCCCTCGTCGGGGTGGACAACGAGCCCTCCCCGGACCGCCCCGGCGCCCCGCGGCAGGCCCCCGGGCGCCCCGCGCTGCTGCACCAGGCCCGCCGCGCGACCGGCCGTGAGCGCGGGCCCGACGCCGTCGTCGAGGAGATCCTCGACTTCGCCGCCGAACTGCGCGCCCACGGCGAGGAGCACTTCGGCGAGAGCGCGGCGGCCGCCGGCGTCGCCGTCCCCGGCATCGTCGACTCCCAGGGCGGCATCGCGGTCTACGCGGCGAACCTCGGCTGGCGCGACGTCCCGCTGCGCAGGCTGCTCGGCGAGCGGCTCGGCGGCGTGCCCGTCGCGCTCGGCCACGACGTACGCACCGGCGGCCTCGCCGAGGGCCGGATCGGCGCGGGACAGGGAGCGGACCGCTTCCTGTTCGTGCCGCTGGGCACCGGCATCGCGGGCGCCATCGGCATCAACGGCGGTGTCGAGGAGGGCGCGCACGGCTTCGCCGGCGAGATCGGCCACATCGTCGTACGGCCCGGCGGGTCCCCGTGTCCGTGCGGGCAGCGCGGCTGTCTGGAGCGGTTCGCCTCCGCTGCGGCCGTCAGCCAGGCCTGGGCCGAGGCGTCCGGCGACCCCGGGGCGGACGCGGCGGACTGCGCCAAGGCCGTCGAGTCGGGCGACCCGAGGGCGGTGGCCGTCTGGCAGGAGGCGGTCGACGCGCTCGCCGACGGCCTGGTCACCGCGCTCACTCTCCTGGACCCGCGCACGCTGATCATCGGTGGCGGGCTCGCCGAAGCGGGGCAAACGTTGTTCACACCCCTGCGGGCCGCGGTCGAACGGCGTGTCACGTTCCAGAAGCTGCCGTCCATCGTCCCCGCCGCCCTCGGGGACACCGCCGGATGCCTCGGTGCCGGGCTCCTCGCCCGGGACCTCCTGAACTCCACTTCTACGACTCCCCGGAGGTAA
- the nagA gene encoding N-acetylglucosamine-6-phosphate deacetylase: protein MALSKVLAGARVVLPTGIVHDGRVIIDGGRIAAAGAPEPRPAEGHGAIPADTPVTDLSGHWVVPGFVDLHNHGGGGASFTSGTTEEVLRGIHTHRLHGTTTVVASTVTGDMHGLAERAGMLSELAEQGDLAGIHFEGPFISPCRKGAHSEELLRDPDPADVRKLIDAARGRASMVTLAPELPGGLDSVRLLAEHGVIAAIGHTDATYEQTKAAIDAGATVATHLFNAMPALGHRTPGPIAALLEDERITVELINDGTHLHPASLELAFHHAGPGRVAFITDAMDAAGFGDGRYMLGPLEVEVADGVARLVEGGSIAGSTLTLDRAFQRAVTVDRLPVEDVVAALSANPARLLGRYDRVGSLEPGKDADLVVLDAAFALKGVMRGGAWVVDPQLG from the coding sequence ATGGCCCTTAGCAAGGTTCTCGCCGGCGCCCGGGTGGTACTGCCCACCGGGATCGTGCACGACGGCCGCGTGATCATCGACGGCGGCCGGATCGCCGCCGCGGGTGCCCCCGAGCCGCGGCCGGCCGAAGGCCACGGCGCGATCCCCGCGGACACGCCGGTGACCGACCTGTCCGGCCACTGGGTGGTCCCCGGCTTCGTGGACCTCCACAACCACGGCGGCGGCGGAGCGTCCTTCACCTCCGGAACCACCGAGGAGGTCCTGCGGGGCATCCACACCCACCGGCTGCACGGCACCACGACCGTCGTCGCCTCGACCGTCACCGGCGACATGCACGGACTCGCCGAGCGGGCCGGGATGCTCTCCGAGCTGGCCGAGCAGGGCGACCTCGCGGGCATCCACTTCGAGGGCCCGTTCATCTCGCCGTGCCGCAAGGGCGCCCACTCCGAGGAACTGCTGCGCGACCCGGACCCGGCGGACGTCCGCAAGCTGATCGACGCGGCCCGCGGCCGGGCCAGCATGGTCACGCTCGCCCCCGAACTGCCGGGCGGCCTCGACTCCGTACGGCTGCTCGCCGAGCACGGGGTGATCGCCGCGATCGGGCACACCGACGCGACGTACGAGCAGACGAAGGCGGCCATCGACGCGGGCGCGACCGTGGCGACGCACCTGTTCAACGCGATGCCGGCGCTCGGGCACCGGACGCCGGGTCCCATCGCCGCCCTCCTGGAGGACGAGCGGATCACGGTCGAGCTGATCAACGACGGCACGCATCTGCACCCCGCCTCGCTGGAGCTGGCCTTCCATCACGCGGGTCCCGGCCGGGTCGCGTTCATCACCGACGCGATGGACGCGGCGGGCTTCGGCGACGGCCGCTACATGCTCGGCCCGCTGGAGGTCGAGGTCGCGGACGGCGTCGCCCGCCTGGTGGAGGGCGGCTCGATCGCCGGCTCCACCCTGACCCTCGACCGCGCCTTCCAGCGCGCCGTCACGGTCGACCGGCTGCCCGTCGAGGACGTCGTGGCGGCCCTGTCCGCCAACCCCGCCCGCCTGCTGGGCCGCTACGACCGGGTGGGCTCGCTGGAGCCGGGCAAGGACGCGGACCTCGTGGTCCTCGACGCCGCCTTCGCGCTCAAGGGCGTGATGCGCGGCGGCGCATGGGTGGTCGATCCCCAACTGGGATGA
- a CDS encoding 1-phosphofructokinase family hexose kinase has translation MILTVTLNTALDITYRVRALRPHSTHRVGEVTERPGGKGLNVGRVLAALGHEVTVTGFTGGATGRTVRDLLAESAGVVDALVPVEGSTRRTIAVVDTTTGDTTQLNEPGPAITPAEWAAFQETYEHLLRSASAVALCGSLPPGVPVGAYAQLVRTARALAVPVLLDTSGEPLRRGVAARPDVVKPNAEELAELTGSHEPLQATRNARRRGAHAVVASLGANGLLAHTPEGHWRATPPVRAHGNPTGAGDSAVAGLLSGLVEKLDWPARLARAVALSAATVAAPVAGEFDRALYESLLTRVTITTEATAA, from the coding sequence GTGATCCTCACGGTCACGCTGAACACCGCTCTCGACATCACCTATCGCGTACGGGCGCTGCGCCCGCACAGCACGCACCGGGTGGGCGAGGTGACCGAACGGCCGGGCGGCAAGGGCCTGAACGTGGGACGGGTGCTGGCCGCGCTCGGCCACGAGGTGACGGTCACCGGGTTCACCGGCGGCGCGACCGGGCGGACCGTGCGGGACCTGCTGGCCGAGTCGGCCGGGGTGGTGGACGCGCTGGTCCCGGTGGAGGGCTCGACGCGCCGCACGATAGCCGTGGTCGACACGACGACCGGTGACACGACCCAGCTCAACGAACCGGGTCCGGCGATAACCCCCGCCGAGTGGGCGGCCTTCCAGGAGACGTACGAGCATCTGCTGCGCTCCGCCTCGGCGGTGGCCCTGTGCGGCAGCCTGCCCCCGGGTGTCCCGGTCGGCGCCTACGCCCAACTCGTGCGCACCGCACGCGCGTTGGCCGTGCCGGTCCTGCTGGACACCAGCGGTGAACCGTTGCGCAGGGGGGTCGCGGCCCGCCCCGACGTCGTCAAGCCGAACGCCGAGGAACTGGCCGAACTCACCGGCTCCCACGAGCCGTTGCAGGCCACCCGCAACGCCCGGCGGCGCGGCGCGCACGCCGTGGTCGCCTCCCTCGGCGCGAACGGGCTGCTCGCCCACACACCCGAGGGCCACTGGCGGGCGACCCCGCCGGTGCGGGCCCACGGCAACCCGACGGGCGCGGGCGACTCCGCCGTCGCGGGTCTGCTGTCGGGGCTGGTGGAGAAGCTGGACTGGCCCGCGCGGCTCGCCCGCGCCGTCGCCCTGTCGGCGGCGACGGTGGCCGCTCCCGTGGCGGGCGAGTTCGACCGGGCCCTGTACGAGAGCCTGCTGACCCGCGTCACCATCACGACCGAGGCGACCGCGGCCTGA
- a CDS encoding CBM35 domain-containing protein: protein MTPGNNGASTPEEDDPFGYLYADGQANGATPPSGGGGYGYPGSVNRVRAVGERKYGQQTAQGTYGQQTTAPYGQVPQQGGYGQPNAHYGAPETVPGGAQTARTPMPGHGDGGGRGRGPNTKGLLIGAVAVVAAVVIGISVAMLGGGDGDKKGDQAGPTASTAQSASPTQSETKGADTPAELPKTDAKTLNLGAGVTTASDVKGAKADGGVYVTGFNHVGASITWSVSGIPKAGKYTLEINYGVPGKDANATLTVNGTAQDRPLNMKNFAQAAEGDYEKGWTNTWADITLNKGTNTIQISCADGNQCDANFDQLWLESGWK, encoded by the coding sequence ATGACGCCCGGCAACAACGGCGCGAGCACGCCCGAGGAGGACGACCCGTTCGGCTATCTGTACGCCGACGGTCAGGCCAACGGAGCCACGCCGCCCTCTGGAGGCGGTGGCTACGGCTACCCGGGCTCGGTCAACCGGGTGCGGGCGGTCGGCGAGCGCAAGTACGGCCAGCAGACCGCTCAGGGCACCTACGGCCAGCAGACGACCGCCCCGTACGGCCAGGTGCCGCAGCAGGGCGGTTACGGCCAGCCGAACGCCCACTACGGAGCCCCCGAGACCGTCCCCGGCGGCGCGCAGACCGCGCGGACGCCGATGCCCGGTCACGGTGACGGCGGCGGGCGCGGCCGTGGTCCGAACACCAAGGGTCTTCTCATCGGCGCGGTCGCCGTGGTCGCCGCGGTCGTCATCGGCATCAGCGTCGCCATGCTGGGCGGCGGGGACGGCGACAAGAAGGGCGACCAGGCGGGTCCGACCGCCTCGACCGCCCAGAGCGCCTCCCCGACCCAGTCGGAGACGAAGGGCGCCGACACGCCCGCCGAGCTCCCCAAGACGGACGCCAAGACGCTGAACCTGGGCGCGGGCGTGACCACGGCGTCGGACGTCAAGGGCGCCAAGGCGGACGGCGGCGTCTACGTCACGGGCTTCAACCACGTCGGCGCGTCGATCACCTGGAGCGTCAGCGGCATCCCGAAGGCCGGCAAGTACACGCTGGAGATCAACTACGGAGTGCCCGGCAAGGACGCCAACGCCACGCTCACGGTCAACGGCACGGCGCAGGACCGCCCCCTCAACATGAAGAACTTCGCGCAGGCCGCGGAGGGCGACTATGAGAAGGGGTGGACCAACACCTGGGCGGACATCACCCTCAACAAGGGCACCAACACCATCCAGATCTCCTGCGCGGACGGCAACCAGTGCGACGCGAACTTCGACCAGCTCTGGCTCGAATCAGGCTGGAAGTAG
- the cdgB gene encoding diguanylate cyclase CdgB, giving the protein METESEPYVRLATLRQLHQVMADMNTARSLADTLQTVADGVVTGLGYELACVNLVRPDGDLVVAALAGNSAAEALITGRVGSRASWERRLTMGESWGDLRFIPHTEGWVLDEDDVPQWYTDGPAPRFEDEWHPSDRLFAPMYTPNVSGSGHGELIGVLSVDRPRNGRRPGAWGREALQMYAFQAAIAISNARLRANMQRALVRLEREQQALRASEESFRQAFEYAPSGMAIAEMGGDQHGRILRTNDALCRLLGRPASAMRRYSFSDLVHPEDIGTLLRTSAEGGRAELRLGRRDGTYVWVHLRNSVVADAADGPRFLLTHVEDIEDRKRRELQLAHRASHDALTGLPNSAELRSRLGARLCRRPQSLPPGAVASLDAAYGHTDLAGDYDDGHPAYDGNGHGFDFRAGAEAFEAFDHHVHTVAPEGETDDGTKGLAVLFCDLDGFKSINDRFGHNAGDEVLIEVARRLTHGVRDGDTVARLGGDEFVVLADGLGRADAQDLAVRLRNAIIPPIRVDGRAVRVGASFGIGWAHCGMTADEVLKSADERMYVEKRSRPKQHRRAG; this is encoded by the coding sequence ATGGAGACCGAGTCGGAGCCCTACGTCCGTCTTGCGACCCTGCGGCAGCTGCACCAGGTGATGGCGGACATGAACACCGCCCGGAGCCTGGCGGACACGCTTCAGACCGTCGCCGACGGCGTGGTGACCGGGCTCGGCTACGAACTGGCCTGCGTCAACCTCGTCCGCCCCGACGGTGACCTCGTGGTCGCCGCCCTCGCCGGGAACTCCGCCGCCGAGGCCCTCATCACCGGCCGTGTCGGCTCCCGCGCCTCCTGGGAGCGCCGGCTCACCATGGGCGAGTCGTGGGGCGACCTGCGGTTCATACCGCACACCGAGGGCTGGGTCCTCGACGAGGACGACGTACCGCAGTGGTACACCGACGGCCCCGCGCCCCGCTTCGAGGACGAGTGGCACCCCTCCGACCGCCTCTTCGCGCCGATGTACACCCCGAACGTCTCGGGCAGCGGCCACGGCGAGCTGATCGGCGTGCTGTCGGTGGACCGGCCGCGCAACGGCCGCAGGCCCGGCGCCTGGGGCCGCGAAGCCCTCCAGATGTACGCCTTCCAGGCCGCCATCGCGATCAGCAATGCCCGTCTACGCGCGAATATGCAGCGCGCCCTGGTCCGCCTGGAACGCGAGCAGCAGGCCCTGCGCGCCAGCGAGGAGTCCTTCCGCCAGGCCTTCGAGTACGCCCCCTCCGGCATGGCGATCGCCGAGATGGGCGGCGACCAGCACGGCCGCATCCTGCGCACCAACGACGCCCTGTGCCGGCTCCTGGGCCGTCCCGCCTCCGCGATGCGCCGCTACTCCTTCTCCGACCTCGTGCACCCCGAGGACATCGGCACCCTGCTGCGGACCTCCGCCGAGGGCGGCCGGGCCGAGCTGCGGCTCGGGCGCCGCGACGGCACGTACGTCTGGGTCCACCTGCGCAACTCGGTGGTCGCGGACGCCGCCGACGGCCCGCGCTTCCTGCTCACCCACGTCGAGGACATAGAGGACCGCAAGCGCCGTGAGCTCCAGCTCGCGCACCGCGCCTCGCACGACGCCCTCACCGGCCTGCCCAACTCCGCCGAGCTGCGCTCCCGGCTCGGTGCCCGGCTGTGCCGGCGCCCGCAGTCCCTGCCGCCGGGCGCGGTCGCCTCGCTGGACGCGGCGTACGGGCACACGGACCTCGCCGGCGACTACGACGACGGCCACCCGGCCTACGACGGGAACGGACACGGCTTCGACTTCCGGGCCGGCGCGGAGGCGTTCGAGGCCTTCGACCACCATGTCCACACCGTCGCCCCGGAGGGCGAGACGGACGACGGCACGAAGGGGCTCGCGGTTCTCTTCTGCGACCTCGACGGCTTCAAGTCGATCAACGACCGGTTCGGACACAACGCGGGTGACGAGGTTCTCATCGAGGTCGCCCGCCGCCTCACCCACGGGGTCCGCGACGGCGACACGGTGGCCCGGCTCGGCGGCGACGAGTTCGTCGTGCTCGCCGACGGCCTCGGCCGGGCGGACGCGCAGGACCTCGCCGTCCGCCTGCGGAACGCGATCATCCCTCCCATCAGGGTCGACGGGCGGGCCGTCCGCGTGGGCGCCAGTTTCGGCATCGGATGGGCCCACTGCGGGATGACGGCGGACGAGGTGTTGAAATCCGCTGACGAACGGATGTACGTCGAGAAACGTTCTCGTCCCAAACAGCATCGGCGCGCCGGATAA
- a CDS encoding flavin reductase family protein, translating to MTRLAAGVVLVTAHEPALAPDGPRGEDVGMTATAFMSVSLDPPLVLVSLREGSRMDDLLDEQPLWGVSVLAESQRHIAGRFSMKGRISDRLLFEDIPYVRGEASGALLVGGALATLECSTEQRIAAGDHTLVIGRVLTARVPSADGGPLTYFKGRYRQLG from the coding sequence ATGACCCGGCTGGCCGCCGGCGTGGTCCTGGTGACCGCGCACGAGCCCGCACTGGCCCCGGACGGCCCGCGCGGCGAGGACGTCGGCATGACCGCGACCGCGTTCATGTCCGTCTCCCTCGACCCGCCGCTCGTCCTGGTCAGCCTGCGCGAGGGGTCCCGGATGGACGACCTGCTCGACGAGCAGCCGCTGTGGGGCGTCTCCGTGCTCGCCGAGAGCCAGCGGCACATCGCCGGCCGCTTCTCCATGAAGGGCCGTATCAGCGACCGGCTCCTCTTCGAGGACATCCCGTACGTACGCGGCGAGGCGTCCGGGGCGCTCCTGGTCGGCGGCGCGCTGGCCACGCTGGAGTGCAGCACCGAGCAGCGGATCGCCGCGGGCGACCACACCCTCGTCATCGGCCGCGTCCTGACGGCCCGCGTGCCGAGCGCGGACGGCGGCCCCCTGACGTACTTCAAGGGCCGCTACCGCCAGCTGGGCTGA
- the arfB gene encoding alternative ribosome rescue aminoacyl-tRNA hydrolase ArfB → MSGPYVIRGSVSLPEAELMWRFSRSGGPGGQHVNTSDSQVELRFDLANTEALPPVWKDRALAKLEGRLVDGVVSVRSSEHRSQWRNRETAAVRLASLLAEATAPPPKPRRATRIPRGINERRLREKKARSETKRGRTGRDWG, encoded by the coding sequence ATGTCCGGTCCCTATGTCATCCGCGGCTCCGTCTCCCTGCCCGAGGCCGAGCTCATGTGGCGTTTCTCGCGCTCCGGCGGGCCGGGCGGGCAGCACGTGAACACCAGCGACTCGCAGGTCGAGCTCCGTTTCGACCTCGCCAACACCGAGGCGCTGCCGCCCGTCTGGAAGGACCGCGCCCTCGCGAAGCTGGAGGGGCGTCTCGTCGACGGGGTCGTCAGCGTGCGCTCCTCCGAGCACCGCTCCCAGTGGCGCAACCGCGAGACGGCGGCCGTGCGCCTCGCCTCCCTGCTCGCCGAGGCCACCGCGCCGCCGCCCAAGCCGCGCCGCGCCACCCGTATCCCCCGGGGCATCAACGAACGCAGGCTGCGCGAGAAGAAGGCACGCTCCGAGACCAAGAGGGGCCGCACGGGCCGCGACTGGGGCTAG